CCGGCACCAGCTTCGTGATCGAACCCTATGTCCGCTTCAAGGGCCAGGTCGGCGAGCAGGCGACCATGTTCTTCCTGGACCCGGCCGGCAACGCCCTGGAGTTCAAGGCCTTCGCCGACCTGTCGCAGATTTTCGCCAAGTAGGGCCGGTTCCGCCCGATCAGCCGGGCGTCACCGCGGGGCGCCCACGGCGCGCCCCGTCCCTGCCGGCTTGGGCAGCCCCTGGTGCGCCGCGCAGATGGTGGTCAGCCGGTCCAGCACCTGGGCACCGGCGGCACCGGCCCGGCCGCTTGCCGCCTCGACGTGCAGCAGCATCTGTTCGGCACTGGCGACGCAGAAATCGTCACGTGAGCGGACGATCCGGTGGAACAGGTGCAGGCGCTTGGCGTCGACTGAGAGGATCTGCGTCGCCACATGCAGCCCCTCGCCCATCTTGGTTTCGCCCCGATGCATGATGTGGGTCTCGACCGTGTAGTAGGAGCCCTTGGCGGCGAGATAGGCCTGGTCGAGGCCGATATGACGCAAGAGTGCGTCGGTGGCGTCGCCAAAGACCTGGAGATAGCGGTATTCGGTCATGTGGCCGTTGTAGTCGATCCAGTCGGCCGGCACGGTAACCTCGTGCAGCACCAGCAGGCCATCGGCAGCCTGCGCCTTCGAGACCGGTGCGGTGGCGGCCATCAGGGCCTGGTGATGGCGCTTGACCACGGCACCGGCGCCGTAATCCTCGCTGCGCAGGCCGGCCAGGACCGAGACCAGGCAATCGTCGCGCAGGGCCTCGAGTTCGCGGATCGAGACGCCCTTGGCCTGGTCATCCGACTGGCCTGCTACCGCGTCGACCAGGGCATCGGTCAATTCCGGGGCTTCCAGCTTGGTCCAGGGCAGTTTCAGGGCCGGGCCGAACTGGGCCAGGAAGTGGCGCATGCCCGCCTCGCCGCCGGCCAGGCGGTAGATCAGGAAAGTCCCCATGAAGGACCAGCGCAGGCCGGCGCCGTAACGCACCGCGTCGTCGATCTCCTCGGTCGTGGCGACGCCGTCGTTGACCAGCCACAGCGCCTCGCGCCACAGGGCTTCCAGCAGGCGATCGGCAATGAAGCCGTCGATTTCCTTGCGGACGTGGAGCGGGTGCATGCCGATCGCGGAGTAGAAGGCCGCGGCGGTTTCCTTGGCCGCAGCACCGGTCTTCTCGCCGCCGCAGATCTCGACCAGGGGCAGCAGATAGACCGGGTTGAACGGGTGGCCCACGACCAGGCGTTCGGGATGGGCCATGTCGGCCTGCAAGCTGGTGGGCAGCAGGCCCGAGGTCGAGGAGCCGATCACCACATGAGGCGGCAGCACCGCGTCGATCGCGGCCAGCACCCGGCGCTTCAGATCTTCGCGCTCCGGCAGGCTTTCCTGCACGAAATCGACGCCCGCCACCGCGGCCTCCGCCGTCGCCGCGATGGTGACCGTGCCTTCACGCAAGGCAAGGCCGGGGAACAACTTGCCATAGGCGCGCCTGGCATGGGCGATGACGGTGTCGAGCTTGCGCGCGATCTCAGGGTCGGGATCGAAGACCTGGACATCGATCCCGTTGAGGACCATGCGCGCGGCCCAA
This DNA window, taken from Oleomonas cavernae, encodes the following:
- a CDS encoding carnitine 3-dehydrogenase, translating into MAIKRAGIVGGGVIGAGWAARMVLNGIDVQVFDPDPEIARKLDTVIAHARRAYGKLFPGLALREGTVTIAATAEAAVAGVDFVQESLPEREDLKRRVLAAIDAVLPPHVVIGSSTSGLLPTSLQADMAHPERLVVGHPFNPVYLLPLVEICGGEKTGAAAKETAAAFYSAIGMHPLHVRKEIDGFIADRLLEALWREALWLVNDGVATTEEIDDAVRYGAGLRWSFMGTFLIYRLAGGEAGMRHFLAQFGPALKLPWTKLEAPELTDALVDAVAGQSDDQAKGVSIRELEALRDDCLVSVLAGLRSEDYGAGAVVKRHHQALMAATAPVSKAQAADGLLVLHEVTVPADWIDYNGHMTEYRYLQVFGDATDALLRHIGLDQAYLAAKGSYYTVETHIMHRGETKMGEGLHVATQILSVDAKRLHLFHRIVRSRDDFCVASAEQMLLHVEAASGRAGAAGAQVLDRLTTICAAHQGLPKPAGTGRAVGAPR